From the genome of Planktothrix sp. FACHB-1365, one region includes:
- the ispD gene encoding 2-C-methyl-D-erythritol 4-phosphate cytidylyltransferase, whose product MHLLIPAAGMGRRMGSDRNKLLLTLLGKPLLTWTLLSAEAATCIDWIGIMGQPVDFPEFKDILATVNLSKPVELIQGGDTRQESVYNGLQALPSDAEQVLIHDGARCLATPQLFERCTQALQEYQGLIAAIPVKDTIKVVDEDGLILDTPERKQLWAAQTPQGFDVKLLKDCHEQGRQQGWEVTDDAALFEKCGLSVHIVMGEETNLKVTTPVDLSVAEFILKSRHNP is encoded by the coding sequence ATGCACTTATTAATTCCAGCAGCAGGGATGGGACGACGAATGGGAAGCGATCGCAACAAATTGCTTTTGACGTTATTGGGTAAACCGTTATTGACGTGGACACTCTTATCGGCGGAAGCAGCAACCTGCATTGACTGGATCGGGATCATGGGTCAACCTGTGGATTTCCCTGAGTTTAAGGATATTTTAGCCACTGTTAACTTAAGTAAACCTGTGGAGTTAATTCAAGGGGGAGATACCCGTCAAGAGTCGGTTTATAATGGCTTACAAGCTTTACCCAGCGATGCAGAACAGGTCTTAATTCATGATGGGGCTCGATGTTTAGCCACACCGCAGTTATTTGAACGCTGTACACAAGCATTACAGGAGTATCAGGGGTTAATCGCCGCTATTCCGGTCAAAGACACGATTAAGGTGGTGGATGAGGATGGATTAATTTTAGATACCCCTGAGCGTAAACAGTTATGGGCGGCACAAACTCCCCAAGGCTTTGATGTGAAACTCTTAAAAGACTGCCATGAGCAAGGTCGTCAACAGGGTTGGGAAGTGACCGATGATGCGGCATTATTTGAAAAATGTGGGTTATCGGTTCATATTGTGATGGGAGAAGAAACCAATTTAAAAGTTACTACTCCTGTTGATTTAAGTGTGGCTGAATTTATTTTAAAATCCCGACACAACCCGTAG
- a CDS encoding glycosyltransferase family 9 protein, producing the protein MRILALVPGGIGDQILFFPTLDGLKQAYPEAQISVMVEPRAKGAYRVCKSVSEVLTYDFKERNSLADWGNFLGIVRDREYEVVLSLGQSWTVGLLLWLTGIPIRVGYAGGGEGMFISNPVPLKPEQYAAEMYYDLLKGLQITTPFSGLSINVPKLDIDWGDAEQKRLGVTESGYILIHGGSSQLAQQKGIDKIYPVASWQKIIQDIQQRQPNLPVVIVQGPEDVALVREIVQSCPQVKVTQPDDIGKLAAMIASANLMLCTDSAPMHLAVAVGTYTIALFGPTEPAKLLPKSDRVIGIKSPTGKMSDISPDEVIQKIWGG; encoded by the coding sequence ATGAGAATACTAGCCCTTGTCCCAGGTGGAATAGGCGATCAAATCTTGTTTTTTCCGACGCTTGATGGCCTTAAGCAAGCTTATCCTGAAGCCCAAATTTCTGTTATGGTAGAACCCAGGGCCAAGGGAGCTTATCGAGTTTGTAAGTCGGTTTCGGAAGTTTTAACCTATGATTTCAAGGAACGTAACAGTTTAGCCGACTGGGGAAATTTTCTGGGTATTGTCCGTGACCGAGAGTATGAAGTGGTCTTATCCTTGGGTCAAAGTTGGACGGTGGGATTGTTATTATGGTTAACGGGTATCCCCATTCGCGTTGGATACGCGGGTGGCGGTGAAGGGATGTTTATTAGCAACCCCGTCCCCCTGAAACCCGAACAATACGCCGCCGAGATGTATTATGACCTGCTCAAAGGGTTACAAATTACCACCCCCTTCTCTGGATTATCCATTAATGTTCCTAAACTAGATATTGACTGGGGAGATGCTGAACAAAAACGTCTGGGGGTTACTGAAAGTGGTTATATTTTGATTCATGGGGGGTCTAGTCAGTTAGCGCAACAAAAAGGTATTGATAAAATTTACCCGGTTGCGAGTTGGCAAAAAATTATTCAAGATATTCAACAACGACAACCTAACCTTCCTGTTGTTATTGTCCAGGGGCCAGAAGATGTCGCGTTAGTGCGCGAAATTGTCCAATCTTGTCCTCAAGTTAAAGTCACCCAACCGGATGATATTGGCAAATTAGCGGCAATGATCGCTTCGGCGAATTTAATGCTCTGTACCGATAGTGCTCCGATGCACTTGGCTGTTGCGGTGGGTACTTATACAATTGCATTATTTGGCCCCACTGAACCTGCTAAATTATTACCGAAAAGCGATCGCGTGATTGGGATTAAATCTCCTACAGGGAAAATGTCTGATATCTCTCCCGATGAAGTCATTCAAAAAATCTGGGGCGGTTAA
- the hisG gene encoding ATP phosphoribosyltransferase: MITVALPKGALLIDSIRLLQAVGLDFSGFLDPSNRQLQIHDSTQTAKGLLVRAQDVPVYVEYGQAQLGIVGYDVLREKKPQVASLVDLKFGKCRMSVAVKQSSPYQRPVELPPHSRVASKFVHCASEYFESLDLPVEIIPLYGSVELGPITGMSEAIVDLVSTGKTLQQNGLTEIEVLFESTAYLIAHPLSYRLNTGGLKDLISQIREELTVKL, translated from the coding sequence ATGATCACCGTAGCACTGCCTAAAGGCGCTTTATTAATAGACAGTATCCGGCTTCTGCAAGCCGTTGGACTTGATTTTAGTGGTTTTTTAGATCCGAGCAATCGACAACTTCAAATTCATGATTCCACCCAAACCGCTAAAGGTTTGTTAGTGCGGGCACAAGATGTCCCTGTTTATGTGGAATATGGCCAAGCACAGTTAGGGATTGTGGGTTATGATGTCCTGCGGGAGAAAAAGCCTCAAGTCGCTTCTCTGGTTGATCTCAAATTTGGCAAATGCCGGATGTCGGTGGCTGTTAAACAATCAAGTCCCTATCAGCGTCCAGTAGAATTGCCACCCCATAGTCGGGTTGCGTCTAAATTTGTCCACTGTGCCAGCGAGTATTTTGAGAGTTTAGATTTACCAGTTGAAATTATACCGCTATATGGTTCCGTTGAATTAGGGCCCATCACAGGAATGTCTGAAGCAATTGTTGATTTAGTTTCTACAGGTAAAACTTTACAACAAAATGGATTAACAGAAATAGAGGTTTTATTTGAAAGTACAGCTTACTTAATTGCTCATCCATTAAGTTATCGTTTAAATACAGGCGGACTGAAGGATTTAATTAGTCAAATTCGAGAAGAATTAACGGTTAAATTGTAA
- a CDS encoding methyltransferase domain-containing protein has translation MNYNIEETVIERYKAGATTVQPSLCCPVEYQENQYLEIIPQEIIEKDYGCGDPTRYVNPGEIVVDLGSGAGKNCYMIAQKVGATGRVIGVDFNDTMLALSRSYQAEVAEKLGYANTSFVKAKIQDLALDLDQVQQWLTNHPIQSIEQITEFELECDRLRQQNPLIADNSVDVVISNCVLNLVRPQDKDQLFQEIYRVLKRGGRAVISDIVCDQDPTPDILNDPDLWSGCIAGAFRENEFLQRFEQAGFYGIKILARQEEPWQVIDGIEFRSLTVCAFKGKDGPCLDVNQAVIYKGPWKQVMDDDGHILYRGERMAVCDKTYHIYTNINGPYCQDILGILPHETIPLESAPEFDCSRNVIRKPEETKGKNYHVTITNSDNSCCSPASSSCC, from the coding sequence ATGAATTACAATATTGAAGAAACGGTGATTGAACGTTATAAAGCTGGAGCAACAACGGTACAGCCTTCTCTGTGTTGTCCTGTGGAATATCAAGAAAATCAATATTTAGAAATTATTCCCCAGGAAATTATTGAAAAAGATTATGGTTGTGGTGATCCGACTCGTTATGTTAACCCCGGAGAAATTGTTGTAGATTTAGGTTCGGGGGCGGGAAAAAATTGTTATATGATTGCTCAAAAAGTTGGGGCGACGGGTCGAGTCATTGGGGTCGATTTTAATGATACCATGTTAGCGTTATCTCGCAGCTATCAAGCAGAAGTTGCCGAAAAATTAGGCTATGCTAATACAAGCTTTGTTAAAGCAAAAATTCAGGATTTAGCGTTAGATTTAGATCAAGTTCAACAGTGGTTAACAAATCATCCTATTCAGTCTATAGAACAAATTACAGAATTTGAGTTAGAATGCGATCGCCTGCGTCAACAAAATCCTTTAATTGCAGATAATAGCGTTGATGTGGTGATTTCTAATTGCGTTTTAAACTTAGTCCGTCCCCAAGATAAAGATCAACTGTTTCAAGAAATTTATCGCGTGTTAAAACGAGGGGGACGGGCGGTTATTTCGGATATTGTTTGTGATCAAGATCCAACTCCTGATATTTTAAATGATCCCGATTTGTGGAGTGGCTGTATTGCGGGAGCGTTTCGCGAAAATGAATTTTTACAACGCTTTGAACAAGCCGGATTTTATGGAATTAAAATATTAGCCCGACAGGAAGAACCTTGGCAAGTGATTGATGGCATTGAATTCCGTTCTTTAACGGTTTGTGCGTTTAAAGGTAAAGACGGCCCCTGTTTAGATGTGAATCAAGCAGTGATTTATAAAGGGCCTTGGAAACAAGTCATGGATGATGACGGACATATTTTATATCGGGGTGAACGGATGGCAGTTTGTGATAAAACCTACCACATTTATACTAACATAAACGGCCCCTATTGTCAAGATATTTTAGGAATTTTACCCCATGAAACGATTCCGTTAGAATCAGCCCCAGAATTTGATTGTAGTCGTAATGTGATTCGCAAACCCGAAGAAACCAAAGGCAAAAATTATCACGTTACGATTACAAATTCTGATAATTCTTGTTGTTCTCCTGCGAGTTCGAGTTGTTGTTAA
- a CDS encoding EAL domain-containing response regulator — MKKILVIEDDVLLRRSLLKILHAEGFQLLEADNGQVGLQLLHSQQPDLVLCDLIMPEMDGYGVLEYLRSNPDTLSIPFICLTGQHERSNLRRVMELGADDYLTKPYSKSELLAAIQAQFNKQERVNLPLSLSESQGLIQLTANREDESQINLTAQLSLQSKFKQIIKQIDSPDLSVPVFILSLDRLERFQDYLGADYGDILVQAVINRIHEELKRAGFVVKFKEEKIALILPPISHSEEIEEIALKLLNCLSKPIKISDYKLLLGCCLGVSLYPQHDDNFDNLLIKANIALRQAQQQGTHSYFLYTNEIWTKIQDRFRLEIDLHHALDNEEFIIHYQPQLDLKTGKIIGAEALFRWQHPQRGLVPPLECLSIAEENDLIVEIDEWMIRQVCQQVKQWQNQGFELSVAVNVSGVKFHQRNLGRYVMQVLKQTGLDPKYLELELTESVLVKNPERSVAILHELKNLGIGLSLDDFGTGYSSLSYLQKFPFDTLKLDRCFVQDVNRHIKNAAIVKATIVMAHSLNMRVVAEGVETEAEQQFLRDHECDCLQGYWFSRPVEPRIFEQLVKANVAEIPTKPLSPLEC; from the coding sequence ATGAAAAAAATTCTAGTCATTGAAGACGATGTTCTGCTCCGTCGGAGTTTACTAAAAATTCTCCATGCGGAAGGATTTCAACTCCTCGAAGCCGATAATGGACAAGTGGGTTTACAACTTCTACACAGCCAACAACCTGATTTAGTTTTATGTGATTTAATCATGCCTGAAATGGATGGCTATGGCGTGCTAGAATACTTACGCAGTAACCCGGACACCCTTTCCATTCCCTTCATTTGTTTAACCGGCCAACATGAACGCAGCAATTTACGACGGGTGATGGAATTGGGGGCTGATGACTATCTCACCAAACCTTATAGTAAATCCGAACTATTAGCCGCCATTCAAGCGCAGTTTAATAAGCAGGAACGAGTTAATCTCCCCCTGTCATTATCTGAGTCTCAAGGGTTAATTCAATTAACCGCGAATCGGGAAGATGAATCTCAGATTAATTTAACGGCTCAGTTAAGTTTACAAAGTAAATTCAAACAAATTATTAAACAAATTGACTCACCCGATTTGTCAGTTCCGGTATTTATTTTAAGTTTAGATCGCCTAGAACGGTTTCAAGATTATTTAGGAGCAGATTATGGAGATATTCTAGTTCAGGCGGTGATTAATCGGATTCATGAAGAACTCAAAAGAGCCGGATTTGTTGTTAAATTTAAAGAGGAAAAAATCGCCTTAATTTTACCGCCCATTTCCCACTCTGAAGAAATCGAAGAAATTGCTTTAAAACTTTTAAACTGTTTATCAAAACCCATCAAAATTTCCGACTATAAATTATTATTAGGATGCTGTTTAGGGGTTTCTTTATATCCCCAACATGATGATAATTTTGATAACTTACTGATTAAAGCCAATATTGCCTTGCGTCAAGCTCAACAGCAGGGAACTCATTCTTATTTTCTATATACTAATGAAATTTGGACAAAAATTCAAGATCGGTTTCGCTTAGAAATTGATCTCCATCATGCGTTAGACAACGAAGAATTTATTATTCATTATCAACCTCAACTCGACTTGAAAACCGGAAAAATTATTGGGGCTGAAGCTTTATTTAGGTGGCAACATCCGCAACGAGGGCTTGTTCCGCCACTGGAATGTTTAAGTATTGCTGAAGAAAATGATTTAATTGTGGAAATTGATGAATGGATGATTCGTCAAGTTTGTCAACAAGTGAAACAATGGCAAAATCAAGGATTTGAACTCTCTGTTGCTGTCAATGTTTCGGGGGTTAAATTTCATCAGCGCAACTTAGGACGGTATGTGATGCAAGTCTTAAAACAAACGGGTTTAGATCCCAAATATTTAGAATTGGAATTAACTGAAAGTGTTTTAGTTAAAAATCCTGAACGTTCCGTTGCCATTCTCCATGAACTGAAGAATTTAGGAATCGGACTTTCTTTAGATGATTTTGGAACAGGATATTCCTCTTTAAGTTATTTACAAAAATTCCCGTTTGACACCCTGAAATTAGATCGCTGTTTTGTCCAAGATGTGAACCGCCATATTAAAAATGCAGCAATTGTGAAAGCAACAATTGTCATGGCTCATAGTTTAAATATGAGAGTGGTTGCTGAAGGGGTAGAAACGGAAGCCGAACAACAATTTCTCCGAGATCATGAATGTGATTGTTTACAAGGATATTGGTTTAGTCGCCCGGTAGAACCTCGGATTTTTGAGCAACTTGTCAAGGCTAATGTCGCAGAAATCCCGACTAAACCTTTATCTCCTTTGGAATGTTAA
- a CDS encoding PAS domain S-box protein has product MALTLAWLDNLEAAIIPDPLQAALDTPLDEVIALITHSRGSCYLHSSEPNPLEMAKQEGRGSCVIIVENNQPIGIVTERNIIQWIAKEKHTEKIKVKQVMSQPVVTLQYEETQDIFAAINLFKEHSIRHLPIVDQGNLIGLITYDTIRGCLQPEDLLRFRTVSEVMNHQVILATAQTSLLKIAQLMANHHISCVVIVTQDDPKYPVGIITERDLVQFQRLGLDLNHTLAVAAMSSPILTLNPDDNLSVAHQIMEFNRIGRLIVTGNQGELLGLITRTNILQILEPLEVYNVIELLETQVKQLQHEKIELLESQNLNLQQTVQEQTKKLYYREQEFQLIVETAPDIIFRIDLDLKYLYFNHAVEKLVGVPVQYLVGKYPEDIGIDQDVINIWKNCLQQAIETKQEQTVDYPYPTIDSSIWYQTRLVPEYSPDGTLISFLGIARDITLQKQAEKKLYQQLELEKILYKVTINIRQSLSLKEILNTTVTEIRQLLDCDRVLVYQFDAEFNGQIVAESVTVQGNSILGIYLEDTCFKMGGAEHYLQGKKTAINNVETADILPCYYKLLSDFNVKANLVVPIVINDPVSDHQLWGLLIAHHCTAPRQWSSDELNLLDQLAVSISIAIQQSQLYQQIQYELKERCKAEDALIKFNGELERRVRERTIVLSQTNQQLLNEIQEHRRTEKKLHRQNIKVELFTDITLNIRKSLQLEKILQTTVTEIRHILDCDRVLIYRIFPKGKQQIITESVINPELSLLNHIFNENIFSNSCIQFYEPKKVKAIDNIEDAYPLDKLETLCMRELMQQLQVKSKLIVPIFQNGILWGLMVAHQCYQLHQWTEFEIEIMQQISEQVGIAIAQAQLLMDLRESQEQLKDLFENANDLIQLISPEDGRFIYVNRAWKETLKYSDEEIKKLSIFDVLDHDHSVICDQVFEQLRTGQLIKYDCIETKYISKTGETVILEGSANCRFEDGKPIVIRAFLRDVTAKKQAENKLKTVLQELTYHKIALDEMAIVAIADRNGVINYFNYKFSQTYQYSYEEAVGQTFSLINSGYHPRSFFKQLWSTISQGKVWRGEIRNQAKNGDYSWVDTTIVPFVDDQGKPFQYLSIMLDITERKLAEKALQISEERWQLAVHGSKDGIWDWNVPTNEVFFSPRWKEMRGFDEDEISHDLEEWISRIHPDDAEKVWQGIQDHFQRKTPFFMAEYRVKCKDNSYKWILDRGQALWDENGQVIRMAGSESDISDRKLAEAKLLELNQLQQAILDGTNYAIISTDRNGIIQVWNQGSENLLGYQAEEMIGKTTPAMIHDSQEILERSYSLSLELGTQLEPGFEVLVAKARLGQIEEREWLMVHKNGSKFPVLLSVCSLRDPMGNITGFLGIAQDLTERKRSAAEIKVAEERFHLAIQAAQDGFWDWDFITNEIYFSPRWKEMIGYNNDEFPNTLSSWDKVIFEEDRIAAIKLIEDYNKGRVDRFQIIQRFYHKNGSIVYILSRAIHLKDDQGNVIRMVGAHTDITELQKAQEVLKQQLAAIEAAIDGIGILKDGHYIYLNKAHVEMFGYSHPQELLGQNWESLYKPEQIRYFEQHTFPALFQQRHWQGQTTAKRRDGSTFVEEVSLTLTDDDLLICVCRDVTERLKAEEKIKASLLEKEVLLREIHHRVKNNLYVISNLLDLQADTLEEEEQRNLFADSQNRIQTMALIHEQLYQSDNLSQVNFANYIQNLVEKLSSSYQPKDCKINISLDFEPLTLNLETAIPCGLLINELVTNAFKYAFPDSTTGEIEIKLKVDSEQKIYLKISDNGIGIPEDVDWQDSPSLGLRLVNILADQLEATLELDCTQGTSFTLIFQEQSYN; this is encoded by the coding sequence ATGGCCTTAACACTTGCTTGGTTAGATAATTTAGAAGCTGCCATTATTCCAGATCCCCTACAAGCTGCACTCGATACTCCCTTAGATGAAGTAATCGCATTAATTACCCACTCCAGAGGAAGTTGTTATCTGCATTCATCAGAACCTAACCCTTTGGAAATGGCAAAACAAGAAGGTCGGGGCAGTTGTGTTATTATTGTAGAGAATAATCAACCCATTGGCATTGTAACAGAACGAAATATTATTCAATGGATTGCCAAGGAAAAACATACAGAAAAGATTAAAGTCAAGCAGGTGATGAGTCAACCTGTTGTCACCCTTCAATATGAAGAGACACAGGATATTTTTGCAGCTATCAATCTATTTAAAGAGCATTCGATTCGTCATTTACCCATCGTTGATCAAGGAAATCTGATTGGATTAATTACCTATGATACGATTCGGGGATGTTTACAGCCTGAAGATTTATTGCGGTTTAGAACTGTTTCTGAAGTCATGAATCATCAGGTGATTTTGGCAACGGCTCAAACGTCTTTATTAAAAATAGCACAACTAATGGCAAATCATCATATTAGTTGTGTGGTAATTGTGACTCAAGATGATCCAAAATATCCCGTAGGAATAATTACAGAACGAGATTTAGTTCAATTTCAAAGGTTGGGGTTAGATTTGAATCATACCCTAGCTGTAGCAGCCATGAGTTCTCCTATTTTAACGCTAAATCCTGATGATAACTTATCGGTTGCTCATCAAATCATGGAGTTTAATCGTATTGGTCGTTTAATTGTTACGGGAAACCAGGGAGAATTATTAGGATTGATCACACGCACTAATATTTTACAGATATTAGAGCCTTTAGAAGTTTATAATGTTATTGAATTATTAGAAACACAAGTTAAACAGTTACAACATGAAAAAATAGAACTGTTAGAAAGTCAAAATTTAAACCTCCAACAAACAGTACAAGAACAGACGAAAAAACTCTATTATCGAGAACAGGAATTTCAACTCATAGTTGAAACGGCTCCTGATATTATTTTTAGAATAGATTTGGATTTAAAATATCTCTATTTTAATCATGCTGTTGAAAAATTGGTAGGAGTTCCGGTTCAATATTTAGTCGGTAAATACCCGGAAGATATAGGGATTGATCAAGATGTAATTAATATTTGGAAAAACTGTCTTCAACAGGCAATTGAAACGAAACAAGAACAAACAGTTGATTATCCCTATCCAACGATCGACAGTTCTATTTGGTATCAAACTCGACTGGTTCCAGAATATTCTCCTGATGGTACTTTAATTTCTTTTTTAGGAATTGCTAGGGATATTACGCTGCAAAAACAGGCAGAAAAAAAACTGTATCAACAACTCGAACTCGAAAAAATATTATACAAAGTAACGATTAATATTCGTCAGTCTTTATCTTTAAAAGAAATTCTAAACACAACGGTGACAGAAATTAGACAACTCTTAGACTGTGATCGAGTTTTAGTGTATCAATTCGATGCTGAATTTAATGGTCAAATTGTTGCAGAATCTGTTACTGTTCAAGGAAATAGTATTCTGGGAATTTATTTAGAAGATACTTGTTTTAAAATGGGCGGTGCTGAACATTATTTGCAAGGGAAAAAAACTGCTATTAATAATGTTGAAACCGCAGATATTTTACCTTGTTATTACAAGTTACTATCTGATTTTAATGTAAAAGCTAATTTAGTCGTTCCCATTGTCATTAACGATCCTGTCTCCGATCATCAGTTATGGGGATTATTAATTGCTCATCACTGTACTGCACCCCGTCAGTGGAGTTCTGATGAATTAAACTTATTAGATCAACTCGCTGTTTCTATTTCCATAGCGATTCAACAGTCTCAACTTTATCAACAAATTCAATATGAGTTAAAAGAACGCTGTAAAGCAGAAGATGCTTTAATAAAATTTAATGGTGAATTAGAGCGAAGAGTGCGAGAACGAACAATCGTCTTAAGCCAAACGAATCAACAACTTTTAAATGAAATTCAAGAACATCGTCGCACCGAAAAAAAATTACATCGTCAAAATATTAAGGTTGAATTATTTACGGATATTACTCTGAATATTCGTAAATCTTTACAACTCGAAAAAATATTGCAAACCACTGTAACCGAAATTCGTCATATTTTAGATTGTGATCGCGTTTTAATCTATCGAATTTTCCCGAAAGGAAAACAACAAATTATTACAGAATCAGTTATTAATCCAGAATTATCGCTTCTGAATCACATTTTCAATGAAAACATTTTTTCTAATTCTTGTATACAGTTTTATGAACCCAAAAAAGTCAAAGCGATTGATAATATCGAAGATGCTTATCCTTTAGATAAGCTAGAAACTTTATGTATGAGAGAGTTAATGCAGCAATTACAGGTTAAATCTAAATTAATTGTTCCGATTTTCCAAAACGGTATACTTTGGGGCTTAATGGTGGCGCATCAATGTTATCAACTCCATCAGTGGACAGAATTTGAAATTGAGATTATGCAGCAAATTTCCGAGCAAGTAGGAATTGCGATCGCCCAAGCTCAATTATTAATGGATTTAAGAGAAAGTCAAGAACAGTTAAAGGATTTATTTGAAAATGCCAATGATTTAATTCAACTCATTTCTCCTGAAGATGGACGTTTTATTTATGTAAACCGAGCTTGGAAAGAAACCTTAAAATATAGCGATGAAGAGATTAAAAAGTTATCCATTTTTGATGTACTTGATCACGATCATAGTGTTATCTGTGATCAAGTGTTTGAACAGTTGAGAACCGGACAGCTAATTAAATATGATTGTATTGAAACAAAATATATTAGCAAAACCGGAGAAACTGTAATTTTAGAAGGCAGTGCGAACTGTCGTTTTGAAGATGGGAAACCAATAGTTATTCGAGCTTTCTTGCGGGATGTTACGGCTAAGAAACAAGCCGAGAACAAACTCAAAACTGTCCTGCAAGAATTAACCTATCATAAAATCGCCCTTGATGAAATGGCTATTGTAGCTATAGCAGATCGCAATGGGGTGATTAACTATTTTAATTATAAATTTTCTCAGACTTATCAATATTCATACGAAGAAGCAGTGGGGCAAACCTTTAGTTTAATTAATTCAGGTTATCATCCTCGGAGCTTCTTTAAACAGCTTTGGTCTACCATTAGTCAAGGAAAAGTATGGCGAGGAGAAATTAGAAATCAAGCCAAAAATGGAGATTACTCTTGGGTTGATACCACCATTGTTCCGTTTGTAGATGATCAAGGTAAACCCTTCCAATATTTATCGATTATGTTAGATATAACCGAACGGAAATTGGCAGAAAAAGCTTTACAAATCAGTGAGGAACGTTGGCAATTAGCTGTTCATGGAAGTAAAGATGGAATTTGGGATTGGAATGTCCCAACGAATGAAGTTTTCTTTTCCCCTCGGTGGAAAGAAATGCGAGGGTTTGATGAAGATGAAATTAGTCATGACTTAGAAGAATGGATATCTCGAATTCATCCCGATGATGCTGAGAAGGTTTGGCAAGGAATTCAGGATCACTTTCAAAGAAAAACGCCATTTTTTATGGCTGAATATCGGGTAAAATGTAAAGATAATTCCTATAAATGGATTTTAGATCGGGGTCAAGCACTCTGGGATGAAAACGGTCAAGTGATTCGCATGGCAGGTTCGGAAAGTGATATTAGCGATCGCAAATTAGCAGAAGCCAAACTCTTAGAATTAAATCAACTCCAACAAGCCATTTTAGATGGGACAAATTACGCGATTATTTCTACAGATAGGAATGGAATCATTCAAGTTTGGAACCAAGGATCAGAGAATTTATTGGGTTATCAAGCTGAAGAAATGATTGGTAAAACAACTCCTGCGATGATTCATGATTCTCAAGAAATATTAGAACGTTCCTATAGTTTATCTTTAGAATTAGGAACTCAACTTGAACCGGGTTTTGAAGTTCTTGTTGCGAAAGCCCGTCTGGGACAGATTGAAGAACGAGAATGGCTCATGGTTCATAAAAATGGCTCAAAATTTCCGGTTTTACTCTCGGTTTGTTCCTTGCGAGATCCGATGGGAAATATTACTGGATTCCTAGGAATTGCTCAAGATTTAACGGAACGAAAACGCAGTGCTGCCGAAATAAAAGTGGCGGAAGAACGGTTTCACTTAGCGATTCAAGCCGCACAAGATGGCTTTTGGGATTGGGATTTTATCACAAATGAGATTTATTTTTCTCCCCGTTGGAAAGAGATGATTGGCTATAATAATGATGAATTCCCGAATACTCTGTCCTCCTGGGACAAAGTTATTTTTGAAGAGGATAGAATTGCTGCCATTAAATTGATTGAAGACTATAACAAAGGTCGAGTAGATCGATTTCAGATCATTCAACGTTTTTATCATAAAAATGGTTCCATCGTCTATATTTTATCGAGAGCCATTCATCTAAAAGATGACCAAGGAAATGTGATCCGCATGGTGGGTGCTCATACAGATATTACAGAACTTCAGAAAGCACAAGAAGTATTAAAACAACAGTTAGCCGCCATTGAAGCCGCCATTGATGGTATTGGGATTTTAAAAGATGGGCATTATATTTATTTGAATAAAGCTCATGTTGAAATGTTTGGGTATAGCCATCCCCAAGAATTACTAGGACAGAATTGGGAAAGTTTGTATAAACCGGAACAAATTCGTTATTTTGAACAGCATACTTTCCCGGCTTTATTCCAACAACGCCATTGGCAAGGTCAAACGACAGCTAAACGTAGAGATGGAAGTACCTTTGTTGAAGAAGTTTCACTAACTTTAACCGATGATGATTTATTAATTTGTGTCTGTCGAGATGTGACTGAACGCTTAAAAGCGGAAGAAAAAATTAAAGCTTCACTGTTAGAAAAAGAAGTGTTATTACGAGAAATTCATCATCGCGTTAAAAATAATCTCTATGTGATTTCTAATTTATTAGATTTACAAGCGGATACCTTAGAAGAGGAGGAACAACGAAATTTATTTGCAGATAGTCAAAATCGGATTCAAACCATGGCATTAATTCACGAACAACTTTATCAATCTGATAATTTATCCCAGGTGAATTTTGCGAATTATATTCAAAATTTAGTAGAAAAATTAAGTTCTTCTTATCAACCGAAAGACTGTAAAATCAATATTAGTCTGGATTTTGAACCCCTAACTCTAAATTTAGAAACGGCGATTCCCTGTGGATTATTAATTAATGAGTTAGTGACAAATGCCTTTAAATATGCTTTCCCTGACTCAACAACTGGAGAAATTGAAATTAAACTCAAGGTGGATTCTGAACAAAAAATTTATCTAAAAATAAGTGATAATGGCATCGGTATTCCAGAAGATGTAGATTGGCAAGATAGCCCTTCTTTGGGATTAAGATTAGTTAATATTTTAGCCGATCAATTAGAGGCAACCCTTGAATTAGATTGTACCCAAGGTACAAGTTTTACGTTGATTTTTCAAGAACAAAGCTATAATTAA